A window of Rhodococcus sp. SGAir0479 contains these coding sequences:
- a CDS encoding metallophosphoesterase: protein MVRIAVFAVFLALVSWWVHRRLVRVVGLTGRPARVIDTALVAFWVLALIGIGSGEVFDPVWARIPAFVGWTWLAALLYLVLGLVVLAAGSGIARLAGRPQPTDPSRRRVLRGVTAAVAVAAVGTAGYGVVEAHTPRIQRVRVPLRRLPSEFAGTRIALVTDLHVGPSRGAGFTRKVVDLVNAQKPELVLLGGDLVDGTVAKVGADLEPLRDLRAPLGVFGVSGNHEFYAGDGGRWLDLWDTLGVRALRNERVEIRRGGGVIDLAGIHDLTSPAPYEPDLPAALAGRDPERFVLLLAHEPKQALEASELGVDLQLSGHTHGGQLWPLGYLVPLQQPSVSGLDRIGDTVLYTTRGAGAWGPPARVGAPPEITILELASRPRG, encoded by the coding sequence ATGGTGCGGATCGCGGTCTTCGCCGTCTTCCTCGCCCTCGTCAGCTGGTGGGTGCACCGTCGGCTGGTTCGCGTCGTCGGGCTGACGGGACGGCCCGCCCGCGTGATCGACACCGCGCTCGTCGCGTTCTGGGTGCTGGCGTTGATCGGCATCGGCAGCGGCGAGGTGTTCGACCCGGTGTGGGCCCGCATCCCCGCCTTCGTCGGCTGGACGTGGCTGGCTGCGCTGCTGTACCTGGTACTCGGCCTCGTGGTCCTGGCGGCCGGCTCCGGTATCGCCCGGTTGGCCGGTCGCCCGCAACCCACGGACCCGTCACGGCGCCGGGTGTTGCGCGGCGTCACCGCCGCGGTCGCCGTCGCGGCGGTCGGCACGGCCGGTTACGGCGTGGTGGAGGCGCACACCCCACGAATCCAGCGCGTCCGCGTCCCGCTGCGCAGGCTGCCCAGCGAGTTCGCCGGCACGCGGATCGCGCTGGTGACCGACCTGCACGTGGGCCCTTCCCGCGGCGCCGGATTCACCCGCAAGGTCGTGGACCTGGTCAACGCGCAGAAACCCGAGTTGGTGCTGCTCGGGGGCGACCTGGTCGACGGCACCGTCGCGAAGGTGGGTGCCGACCTCGAACCGCTGCGAGATCTGCGCGCCCCGCTCGGCGTGTTCGGGGTGAGCGGCAACCACGAGTTCTACGCCGGGGACGGTGGGCGGTGGCTGGACCTGTGGGACACCCTCGGGGTGCGCGCGCTCCGCAACGAGCGCGTCGAGATCCGACGCGGCGGCGGCGTCATCGACCTGGCCGGCATCCATGACCTCACCTCCCCCGCCCCCTACGAACCCGATCTCCCCGCGGCGCTCGCGGGCCGCGATCCCGAACGGTTCGTGCTGCTGCTCGCGCACGAACCCAAGCAGGCCCTGGAGGCGTCCGAACTGGGCGTGGACCTGCAGCTGTCCGGGCACACCCACGGCGGTCAGCTGTGGCCGCTGGGCTACCTGGTCCCGCTTCAGCAGCCGTCGGTGTCAGGACTCGACCGGATCGGCGACACCGTCCTGTACACGACCCGCGGAGCCGGCGCCTGGGGTCCTCCGGCCCGGGTCGGCGCTCCCCCGGAAATCACGATTCTGGAGCTGGCGAGCCGCCCCAGAGGGTGA
- a CDS encoding GNAT family N-acetyltransferase, with product MNFRTDWITRAETSGDIAAIREINLAAFDTAEEADLVDALRRGPAWIAELSLVTLDAAGARVGYVLLTRAHIDETPALCLGPCAVLPQYQGSGVGSAAIRAALAAAKARGEQFVTVLGHPEYYPRFGFTRAGTHGVTMKTSVPDDALMVLSLDTEPVPSGVIRYAAAFGDI from the coding sequence ATGAATTTTCGTACCGACTGGATCACTCGCGCCGAGACCAGCGGCGATATCGCCGCGATCCGCGAGATCAACCTCGCCGCGTTCGACACCGCCGAGGAGGCCGACCTCGTCGACGCGCTGCGCCGGGGCCCCGCCTGGATCGCCGAATTGTCGCTGGTCACTCTCGACGCTGCCGGCGCTCGCGTGGGATATGTACTACTGACGCGCGCACACATCGATGAGACTCCGGCGCTGTGCCTGGGACCGTGCGCGGTGCTGCCGCAGTACCAGGGGAGCGGCGTCGGATCGGCCGCGATCCGGGCGGCTCTCGCAGCCGCAAAGGCGAGGGGCGAACAATTCGTCACCGTTCTCGGACATCCGGAGTACTACCCGCGTTTCGGGTTCACCCGCGCCGGCACCCACGGCGTCACCATGAAGACGTCCGTCCCCGACGACGCGCTGATGGTACTGAGCCTGGACACCGAACCCGTGCCCAGTGGCGTCATCCGTTACGCGGCAGCCTTCGGCGACATCTGA
- the rsgA gene encoding ribosome small subunit-dependent GTPase A, protein MHSPHQSWNSSSSSHELSALGWDETFAAMFAEHAAAGLLPARVVRVDRGLCDTLTASGPVRADSSAHGGADREHTVCTGDWVALRPGSQPLVVAVLPRRTAITRASSDRTSHRQVLAANVDTVVIAVSLAAPVKAGRIERLLALAFDSGARPVIVLTKADLAEHSGTDEAVVAALAPGVAILATSAATGVGLGQLAAAVTGTAVLLGPSGAGKSSLANALLGREHMGTNEVRAVDGKGRHTTVHRELVVLPAGGVLIDTPGLRGIGLQDVADGVEQVFAEIEAYARDCAFGDCEHRSEPGCAVQDAVVAGELDLGRLDRYRKLMRESQWAATRGDARQSGKRSKTVKAITRDLRATYRFRDRQR, encoded by the coding sequence ATGCATTCACCTCACCAGTCTTGGAATTCTTCGTCGTCTTCCCACGAGCTGTCCGCGCTCGGCTGGGACGAGACGTTCGCGGCGATGTTCGCCGAACACGCTGCCGCCGGGCTCCTACCGGCTCGTGTCGTGCGGGTCGACCGCGGCCTGTGTGACACCCTCACCGCCTCGGGACCGGTGCGCGCCGACAGCAGTGCACACGGCGGCGCGGACCGTGAGCACACGGTGTGCACCGGCGACTGGGTCGCGCTAAGGCCGGGATCTCAGCCGCTGGTGGTGGCGGTGCTCCCTCGCCGGACCGCGATCACTCGCGCGTCCTCGGACCGCACCTCCCATCGGCAGGTCCTCGCGGCCAATGTGGACACCGTCGTCATCGCGGTCTCGCTGGCCGCACCGGTCAAGGCGGGCCGGATCGAGCGGTTGCTGGCGCTGGCGTTCGACAGCGGCGCCCGGCCGGTGATCGTGCTGACCAAGGCCGATCTGGCCGAGCATTCCGGTACCGACGAGGCCGTGGTGGCCGCGCTGGCTCCCGGCGTCGCCATCCTCGCTACCAGTGCCGCTACCGGCGTGGGCCTCGGGCAACTGGCCGCGGCGGTGACCGGGACCGCGGTGCTGCTGGGTCCGTCGGGGGCCGGCAAATCGAGTCTGGCCAACGCGCTGCTGGGACGGGAACACATGGGCACCAACGAGGTTCGCGCCGTCGACGGCAAGGGACGCCACACCACCGTGCACCGCGAGTTGGTGGTGTTGCCCGCCGGTGGCGTGCTCATCGATACTCCGGGCCTGCGGGGAATCGGCCTCCAGGATGTCGCCGACGGGGTCGAGCAGGTGTTCGCCGAGATCGAGGCCTATGCCCGCGACTGCGCGTTCGGGGACTGCGAACACCGCAGCGAGCCCGGGTGCGCGGTGCAGGACGCGGTCGTGGCCGGAGAGTTGGACCTGGGGCGGCTCGATCGGTATCGCAAACTGATGCGGGAAAGCCAGTGGGCGGCCACCCGCGGTGACGCCCGCCAGAGCGGTAAACGCAGCAAGACCGTCAAGGCGATCACGCGGGACCTGCGCGCCACCTATCGATTCCGCGACCGCCAGCGCTGA
- a CDS encoding class I SAM-dependent methyltransferase produces the protein MVEVPDTGRSERIAGLFDSVVESYDNVGVAFFGPIAERLVDAVAPAPGARVLDIGCGRGAALFRLAAAVGAEGQVTGIDFAPKMVAATARDARARGLANVDVRVMDAMDPELPHGEFDVITASFVIFFLPDPAAALTRWRSLLVPRGTVGVSTFGAWDPRWEQLSDLIAPYRDRSVFTVDPRDPNGPFGSDAGVERLMRSAGLVDARSSQFDLVLRFEDVEQWYAWTRSHGQRMLWESIPENELGHVRDQVFERVDGWRDDSGLITSHHTIRLTLAQRP, from the coding sequence ATGGTCGAGGTACCCGACACGGGGCGGTCCGAGCGGATCGCCGGTCTGTTCGATTCGGTGGTCGAGAGTTACGACAACGTCGGTGTCGCGTTCTTCGGTCCCATCGCCGAACGTCTCGTCGACGCCGTAGCGCCGGCGCCCGGCGCGCGGGTTCTCGACATCGGCTGCGGGCGGGGCGCGGCGCTGTTCCGGCTTGCCGCCGCAGTAGGTGCCGAGGGGCAGGTCACGGGGATCGACTTCGCTCCCAAGATGGTTGCCGCCACGGCGCGCGACGCGCGAGCGCGCGGCCTCGCGAACGTGGACGTCCGAGTCATGGACGCGATGGATCCCGAACTGCCGCACGGGGAGTTCGACGTAATCACCGCGTCGTTCGTGATCTTCTTCCTGCCCGATCCCGCGGCGGCGTTGACCCGGTGGCGGTCGCTGCTGGTTCCGCGCGGGACGGTCGGTGTCTCGACGTTCGGTGCGTGGGATCCCCGGTGGGAACAACTGAGCGATCTCATCGCGCCGTACCGGGACAGGTCGGTCTTCACCGTCGACCCACGAGACCCCAACGGGCCGTTCGGGTCCGACGCCGGGGTGGAGCGGCTGATGCGCTCCGCCGGACTGGTCGACGCCCGCTCGTCACAGTTCGATCTGGTCCTTCGCTTCGAAGACGTCGAGCAGTGGTATGCGTGGACGCGGTCCCACGGTCAGCGCATGTTGTGGGAGTCGATACCGGAGAACGAATTGGGGCACGTGCGGGACCAGGTGTTCGAACGGGTGGACGGGTGGCGGGACGACAGCGGACTCATCACGTCCCATCACACGATCAGACTGACGCTCGCGCAGCGGCCGTGA
- the gcvP gene encoding aminomethyl-transferring glycine dehydrogenase, producing the protein MIDARSHSFADRHVGPDAAELSRILDVVGVASLDELAARAVPAGILDPAPAGVAAGLDALDAPLTEHEALAELSALAAANTSATSMIGLGYYDTLTPPVLVRNILENPAWYTAYTPYQPEISQGRLEALLNFQTMVADLTGMEIANSSMLDEGTAAAEAMTLLRRASRSKSPRFVIDTDLFPQTRAIVATRAEPLGIEIVEADLGAGLPDGDFFGVLAQVPGASGRVVDHAATIAAAHERGALVAVGADLLALTLITPPGEIGADACFGTTQRFGVPMGFGGPHAGYLAVHSKHARQLPGRLVGISVDADGNRAYRLALQTREQHIRREKATSNICTAQVLLAVIAAMYASYHGAEGLKAIARRVHDRAAGLAAGLRAGGVEVVHEHFFDTVLARVPGRAADVVAQAKAWDVNLRLVDADLVGIACDEATTAAHVASVLAAFGVPAEVESTPAPAPFGDRTSAYLQHEAFTKYRTETAMLRYLRALSDKDIALDRSMIPLGSCTMKLNATAEMEPITWPGFSKLHPFAPTTDVPGMLKVIADLQDWLVAITGYDAVSLQPNAGSQGEYAGLLAIRNYHRSRGDDHRDTCLIPSSAHGTNAASAVMAGMRVEVVACRENGDVDLDDLRAKIADHAERLAAIMITYPSTHGVYEEEVGEICAAVHDAGGQVYVDGANLNALVGLARPGRFGGDVSHLNLHKTFCIPHGGGGPGVGPVGVRAHLAPFLPGHPMAPELGDAGPVSAAPYGSASILPITWTYIKMMGAEGLRRASLTAIASANYIARRLDEYFPVLYTGENGMVAHECILDLRPLTKETGVTVDDVAKRLADYGFHAPTMSFPVAGTLMVEPTESENLDEIDAFCDAMIAIRHEIDRVGAGEWPVDDNPLRGAPHTAECLVSEWNHPYSRAVAVYPQGTGRPKVWPAVRRIDGAHGDRNLVCSCPPIEAYTS; encoded by the coding sequence TTGATCGACGCTCGTAGTCATTCCTTCGCCGACCGGCATGTCGGCCCGGACGCGGCGGAACTGTCGCGCATCCTCGACGTGGTCGGAGTCGCGTCGCTCGACGAACTCGCCGCCCGCGCCGTCCCGGCCGGCATTCTCGATCCCGCACCCGCCGGAGTGGCGGCCGGCCTCGACGCGCTGGACGCGCCCCTGACCGAACACGAGGCGCTGGCGGAGCTTTCGGCGCTGGCGGCCGCCAACACGAGCGCCACCTCGATGATCGGCCTGGGCTACTACGACACGCTGACGCCGCCGGTGCTGGTGCGCAACATTCTCGAGAACCCTGCCTGGTACACCGCCTACACGCCGTACCAGCCGGAGATCAGCCAGGGCCGGCTCGAGGCCCTTCTCAACTTCCAGACCATGGTCGCCGACCTGACCGGGATGGAGATCGCCAACTCGTCGATGCTCGACGAGGGCACGGCCGCGGCCGAGGCCATGACGCTGCTGCGCCGCGCGTCGCGCAGCAAGTCGCCCCGCTTCGTCATCGACACCGACCTGTTCCCGCAGACCCGCGCCATCGTGGCGACCCGGGCCGAGCCGCTGGGGATCGAGATCGTCGAGGCGGATCTCGGTGCGGGACTGCCCGACGGCGACTTCTTCGGCGTCCTCGCGCAGGTCCCGGGCGCGTCGGGACGGGTCGTCGACCACGCGGCGACGATCGCCGCGGCGCACGAACGCGGCGCGCTCGTCGCCGTCGGCGCCGACCTGCTGGCGCTCACGCTGATCACCCCGCCCGGCGAGATCGGGGCCGATGCGTGCTTCGGCACCACCCAGCGGTTCGGCGTCCCGATGGGGTTCGGTGGGCCGCACGCCGGGTACCTCGCCGTCCACAGCAAGCACGCCCGTCAGCTCCCGGGCCGGCTCGTCGGCATCTCGGTCGACGCCGACGGCAACCGGGCGTACCGGCTGGCGCTGCAGACTCGCGAACAGCACATCCGGCGGGAGAAGGCGACCAGCAACATCTGCACTGCGCAGGTCCTGCTGGCAGTGATCGCCGCCATGTACGCCAGTTACCACGGCGCCGAGGGCCTGAAGGCCATCGCGCGGCGAGTGCACGACCGCGCCGCCGGTCTCGCGGCGGGGCTGCGCGCGGGTGGTGTCGAGGTGGTGCACGAGCACTTCTTCGACACCGTCCTGGCGCGGGTGCCGGGGCGCGCCGCGGACGTCGTCGCCCAGGCCAAGGCCTGGGACGTCAACCTGCGTCTCGTCGACGCCGACCTCGTGGGGATCGCGTGCGACGAGGCGACCACCGCCGCGCACGTCGCGTCCGTGCTCGCGGCGTTCGGCGTGCCGGCCGAGGTCGAGAGCACGCCGGCGCCCGCGCCGTTCGGTGACCGCACCAGCGCGTACCTGCAGCACGAGGCGTTCACGAAGTACCGCACCGAGACGGCGATGCTCCGCTACCTGCGGGCCCTGTCGGACAAGGACATCGCGCTCGACCGCAGCATGATCCCCCTCGGATCGTGCACGATGAAGCTCAACGCCACCGCGGAGATGGAGCCCATCACCTGGCCGGGCTTCTCGAAGCTGCACCCTTTCGCGCCCACCACCGACGTCCCGGGCATGCTGAAGGTCATCGCGGATCTGCAGGACTGGCTGGTCGCGATCACCGGATACGACGCGGTGAGCCTGCAGCCCAATGCCGGCAGTCAGGGCGAGTACGCAGGGCTGCTCGCCATCCGCAACTATCACCGCAGCCGTGGTGACGACCACCGCGACACGTGCCTGATCCCGTCGAGTGCGCACGGCACCAACGCCGCCTCCGCGGTGATGGCGGGTATGCGCGTGGAGGTGGTGGCGTGCCGGGAGAACGGCGACGTCGACCTCGACGACCTACGCGCCAAGATCGCCGACCACGCCGAGCGTCTCGCCGCGATCATGATCACGTATCCCTCGACGCACGGCGTGTACGAGGAAGAGGTCGGCGAGATCTGTGCTGCCGTGCACGACGCCGGCGGGCAGGTGTACGTCGACGGCGCCAACCTCAATGCGCTCGTGGGCCTTGCACGGCCGGGCCGTTTCGGTGGCGACGTGAGCCACCTGAATCTGCACAAGACGTTCTGCATTCCGCACGGCGGCGGTGGCCCGGGTGTCGGCCCGGTCGGTGTGCGCGCACACCTTGCCCCGTTCCTGCCCGGCCATCCGATGGCCCCCGAACTCGGCGACGCGGGACCGGTCTCGGCGGCGCCGTACGGCAGCGCATCGATCCTGCCCATCACATGGACCTACATCAAGATGATGGGCGCCGAGGGGCTGCGGCGGGCATCGCTGACGGCGATCGCGTCGGCCAACTACATCGCCCGCCGCCTCGACGAGTACTTCCCGGTGCTCTACACGGGCGAGAACGGCATGGTGGCGCACGAGTGCATCCTGGATCTGCGTCCGCTCACCAAGGAGACGGGGGTGACGGTCGACGACGTCGCGAAGCGTCTCGCGGACTACGGATTCCACGCGCCGACCATGAGCTTCCCGGTGGCCGGCACGCTCATGGTGGAACCGACCGAAAGCGAGAACCTCGACGAGATCGACGCGTTCTGCGACGCGATGATCGCGATCCGCCACGAGATCGACCGGGTGGGGGCAGGGGAGTGGCCGGTCGACGACAACCCGCTGCGCGGCGCACCGCACACCGCCGAGTGCCTTGTTTCCGAGTGGAATCATCCGTACTCGCGTGCGGTCGCGGTGTACCCGCAGGGCACCGGCCGGCCGAAGGTATGGCCCGCCGTCCGACGAATCGACGGCGCGCACGGCGACCGCAACCTCGTGTGTTCGTGCCCGCCGATCGAGGCCTACACGAGCTGA
- a CDS encoding MerR family transcriptional regulator, translated as MGDRPQEHQWNRAGDAAGAASIADEDVQPGLFPDDSVPDELVGYRVPSACQIAGITYRQLDYWARTDLVVPSIRGAAGSGSQRLYSFKDILVLKIVKRLLDTGISLQNIRVAVDHLRSRGVRDLARITLFSDGTTVYECTSAEEVVDLLQGGQGVFGIAVSGAMRELTGTIADFPAERADGGEITERPEDELASRRKNRGDRKTG; from the coding sequence GTGGGAGATCGGCCGCAGGAACACCAGTGGAACCGTGCCGGCGACGCGGCCGGTGCGGCGTCGATCGCCGACGAGGACGTGCAGCCCGGCTTGTTCCCTGACGACTCCGTACCGGACGAACTCGTCGGATACCGGGTGCCGAGCGCGTGCCAGATCGCGGGCATCACGTACCGCCAGCTCGACTACTGGGCGCGCACCGACCTGGTGGTCCCGTCGATCCGCGGCGCGGCCGGATCGGGCAGCCAGCGCCTGTACTCCTTCAAGGACATCCTGGTCCTCAAGATCGTCAAGCGTCTGCTCGACACCGGCATCTCGCTGCAGAACATCCGGGTGGCCGTCGATCACCTGCGCAGTCGGGGAGTGCGGGACCTGGCCCGGATCACCCTCTTCTCCGACGGCACCACCGTCTACGAGTGCACCTCCGCGGAAGAGGTCGTCGACCTGCTGCAGGGTGGCCAGGGCGTGTTCGGGATCGCGGTGAGCGGCGCGATGCGCGAACTCACCGGGACCATCGCCGACTTCCCGGCCGAGCGGGCCGACGGCGGCGAGATCACCGAGCGGCCCGAGGACGAGCTGGCCTCGCGTCGCAAGAACCGCGGCGACCGCAAGACCGGCTGA
- a CDS encoding bifunctional nuclease family protein, with protein MSEMRVIGIRVEQPQNQPVLLLRESSGDRYLPIWIGQTEATAIALEQQGVEPARPLTHDLIKDLLDAFGHNLLEVRIVDLQAGTFYADLVFEGDVRVSARPSDSVAIALRIGVPIFVEEAVLEEAGLVLPDEREDEVEKFKEFLESVSPDDFKATDG; from the coding sequence ATGAGTGAGATGCGTGTGATCGGAATCCGTGTCGAACAGCCGCAGAACCAGCCGGTGTTGCTTCTGCGCGAGAGCAGTGGTGACCGATATCTGCCGATCTGGATCGGGCAGACCGAGGCCACCGCGATCGCGTTGGAACAGCAGGGCGTCGAGCCGGCCCGCCCTCTGACGCACGACCTCATCAAGGACCTGCTCGACGCGTTCGGGCACAACCTCCTGGAGGTCCGGATCGTGGACCTGCAGGCGGGGACGTTCTACGCCGACCTGGTGTTCGAGGGGGACGTGCGGGTGTCCGCGCGGCCGTCGGACTCCGTCGCGATCGCGTTGCGCATCGGGGTGCCGATCTTCGTCGAGGAGGCCGTCCTCGAGGAGGCCGGACTGGTCCTGCCGGACGAGCGCGAGGACGAGGTCGAGAAATTCAAGGAGTTCCTCGAGTCGGTGTCGCCGGACGACTTCAAGGCGACCGACGGCTGA
- the ftsR gene encoding transcriptional regulator FtsR, with amino-acid sequence MTAVRQEATAGMSIGTVLDRLRPDFPDVTISKIRFLEAEGLISPERTPSGYRRFSIADVERLRYVLTAQRDQYLPLKVIKEQLEAIDKGAATVGAVDSLPRRPRVLAVAPGEVSPEEFRSDSEVRISRDDLIERAGIDDRFLTELLRSGLIVPGAAGFFDEEAVTLARTARAMSEFGLEVRHLRAFKLAADREAALVAQIAGPVAKGRDAGARDRAEEMVRELAALSLTLHTSLVKAAVRGALDR; translated from the coding sequence ATGACCGCTGTTCGGCAGGAGGCCACTGCGGGCATGTCCATCGGGACGGTGCTCGACAGACTCCGTCCCGACTTCCCGGACGTGACGATCTCCAAGATCAGGTTTCTCGAGGCCGAGGGACTGATCAGCCCGGAACGAACGCCGTCCGGGTACCGGCGGTTCTCCATCGCCGACGTCGAGCGGCTGCGCTACGTGCTCACCGCCCAGCGGGACCAGTATCTGCCGTTGAAGGTGATCAAGGAGCAGCTCGAGGCCATCGACAAAGGTGCGGCCACGGTCGGGGCGGTCGATTCGCTGCCGCGCCGGCCGCGTGTTCTGGCCGTGGCGCCGGGCGAGGTGTCCCCGGAGGAGTTCCGGTCCGATAGTGAGGTGCGGATCAGCCGCGACGATCTGATCGAACGCGCCGGCATCGACGACCGCTTCCTGACCGAACTGTTGCGCAGCGGCCTCATCGTTCCGGGTGCCGCCGGGTTCTTCGACGAGGAGGCCGTCACGCTCGCGCGGACGGCCCGGGCGATGTCCGAGTTCGGACTCGAGGTTCGCCATCTGCGCGCGTTCAAGCTCGCCGCGGACCGCGAGGCCGCCCTCGTCGCCCAGATCGCCGGTCCGGTCGCGAAGGGCCGGGACGCGGGCGCGCGCGACCGGGCGGAGGAGATGGTGCGCGAACTGGCTGCTCTGTCGCTCACCCTCCACACGTCACTCGTGAAGGCCGCGGTGCGAGGAGCGCTCGATCGCTGA
- the odhI gene encoding oxoglutarate dehydrogenase inhibitor Odhl: MSENGNDAVYGETPAETTSVFRADFLNEMDSASAQTAEAPVSGVEGLPAGSALLVVKRGPNAGSRFLLDQPTTSAGRHPDSDIFLDDVTVSRRHAEFRQDDDEFQVVDVGSLNGTYVNREPVDSAVLANGDEVQIGKFRLVFLTGPRGNAGGSQIGESAAGAGNQ, translated from the coding sequence GTGAGCGAGAACGGCAACGACGCGGTTTACGGAGAAACACCGGCCGAGACCACATCGGTTTTCCGTGCGGATTTTCTCAACGAGATGGACAGTGCGTCGGCGCAGACGGCCGAGGCTCCCGTCTCCGGGGTCGAGGGTCTTCCCGCCGGTTCCGCGTTGCTCGTCGTGAAGCGGGGGCCCAACGCGGGCTCGCGTTTCCTGCTGGATCAGCCGACGACATCGGCTGGGCGTCACCCCGACAGCGACATCTTCCTGGACGACGTCACGGTCAGTCGCCGGCACGCCGAGTTCCGGCAGGACGACGACGAGTTCCAGGTCGTCGACGTGGGCAGCCTCAACGGCACGTACGTCAACCGGGAGCCCGTCGATTCCGCGGTGCTCGCCAACGGCGACGAGGTGCAGATCGGTAAGTTCCGCCTGGTCTTCCTGACCGGCCCGCGGGGCAATGCCGGTGGTTCGCAGATCGGTGAGTCCGCGGCTGGTGCGGGCAACCAATGA
- the gcvH gene encoding glycine cleavage system protein GcvH has translation MSELATPADLRYTAEHEWVRRTGPTTVRVGITDFAQSQLGDVVFVQLPAEGEAVTAGESLGEVESTKSVSDIYAPLTAKVVNVNAELDGSPELVNSAPYDGGWLVELEVESEAALDEAIAGTLDADAYREVSES, from the coding sequence GTGAGTGAGCTCGCTACCCCCGCCGATCTGCGCTACACAGCAGAGCACGAATGGGTGCGGCGCACCGGTCCGACGACGGTGCGGGTGGGCATCACGGACTTCGCGCAGTCGCAGCTCGGCGACGTCGTGTTCGTGCAGCTCCCGGCCGAGGGCGAGGCGGTCACCGCCGGTGAGTCGCTGGGCGAGGTCGAGTCGACCAAGAGCGTCTCCGACATCTACGCCCCGCTCACCGCGAAGGTCGTGAACGTGAACGCGGAGCTGGACGGCAGCCCGGAACTGGTGAACAGCGCGCCCTACGACGGCGGCTGGCTGGTCGAGCTCGAGGTCGAGAGCGAGGCCGCGCTCGACGAGGCGATCGCCGGCACGCTGGACGCCGACGCGTACCGCGAGGTTTCCGAAAGCTGA
- a CDS encoding DUF881 domain-containing protein: MASEERPEGTAGPRSDGRHEMPTPPSTRTRRRFGFGLLAVLLMVALGVAIATQVSSTGSGDNLDSARPADLLAVLGNLNQREAALRQEIAGLEQTLSRLEAGGGSSTAALDEAKSRLAALSIQVGTVAATGPGVTLSIADPGKSVGSEVLLDLVQELRAAGAEAIEIDDADGVAIRIGVNSWVSGGGGDVTIDGRKITAPFEVVAIGDPPTLAAALNIPGGVVDTVARAGGQLRIEQSSQVTVAALREIEPRQYARPGN; encoded by the coding sequence ATGGCGAGCGAGGAGCGGCCCGAGGGCACGGCCGGGCCCCGCAGCGACGGCCGGCACGAGATGCCGACACCCCCGTCCACCCGCACCCGGCGCCGGTTCGGGTTCGGGCTCCTGGCCGTCCTGCTCATGGTGGCGCTCGGGGTGGCCATCGCGACCCAGGTGTCCAGCACCGGTTCGGGGGACAACCTGGACTCGGCGCGACCGGCGGACCTGCTCGCGGTGCTGGGCAACCTCAACCAGCGCGAAGCGGCGCTGCGGCAGGAGATCGCGGGCCTCGAACAGACGCTGTCCCGGCTCGAGGCCGGCGGCGGCAGTTCGACCGCCGCGCTCGACGAGGCGAAGTCGCGCCTGGCGGCGCTGTCGATCCAGGTGGGCACCGTGGCCGCCACCGGTCCCGGAGTGACACTCTCGATCGCGGACCCCGGCAAATCGGTGGGGTCGGAGGTGCTGCTCGACCTCGTCCAGGAACTGCGCGCCGCCGGGGCCGAGGCGATCGAGATCGACGACGCGGACGGCGTCGCGATCCGGATCGGCGTGAACTCCTGGGTGAGCGGCGGCGGGGGCGACGTCACGATCGACGGGCGCAAGATCACCGCCCCGTTCGAGGTGGTGGCGATCGGCGATCCGCCGACCCTGGCCGCCGCCCTGAACATCCCCGGCGGCGTGGTCGACACCGTCGCCCGCGCCGGCGGACAGCTGCGGATCGAGCAGTCCTCGCAGGTCACCGTGGCCGCCTTGCGGGAAATCGAACCGCGCCAATACGCTCGACCCGGAAACTGA
- a CDS encoding small basic family protein, which yields MNTAKSEQPTRTGRAPRGGYALYGVLALVVGIVIGVVFSPRVPDAVQPYLPIAVVAALDAVFGGLRAYLDEIFDSKVFVVSFVFNVLVAALIVWLGDQLGVGTQLSTAIIVVLGIRIFGNAAALRRRLFGA from the coding sequence GTGAATACGGCGAAATCGGAGCAGCCGACCAGGACAGGCCGCGCACCGCGGGGTGGATACGCCCTCTACGGGGTGCTCGCTCTCGTCGTCGGCATCGTGATCGGCGTGGTGTTCAGCCCGCGCGTGCCCGACGCCGTCCAGCCGTATCTGCCGATCGCGGTGGTGGCGGCCCTCGATGCGGTGTTCGGCGGGCTGCGCGCCTATCTCGACGAGATCTTCGATTCCAAGGTGTTCGTGGTCTCGTTCGTGTTCAACGTGCTCGTCGCGGCGCTCATCGTGTGGCTCGGTGACCAGCTCGGGGTCGGCACTCAGCTGTCGACCGCGATCATCGTCGTGCTCGGCATCCGCATCTTCGGCAACGCCGCGGCCCTGCGTCGTCGGCTGTTCGGGGCCTGA